A genome region from Triplophysa rosa linkage group LG24, Trosa_1v2, whole genome shotgun sequence includes the following:
- the kics2 gene encoding KICSTOR subunit 2, which yields MSEEDLRPVPKERAVLESFFTQLGTFWFDRAKDYVEKEKDASKSAGAIWASLLAALAHLAAAEKAYHNMTFLGQKLGGQSFFSRKDSFRSIYTSLHNELKKVVSTGRHTPGASTLNLEDLLSHLSEQLCHFTQARMEIADFYEKLHSLGSQKTVDSEELVSTLETILQKYSSRFHHPILSRLESSFQVEVDVLTQLLRCQAQISEWHFLPSLLNLHGAHSKLQTWGQVFERQRETRKHLFGGQSQKAVQPPHLYLWLQRLQAALLAKFSFYFHEALGRQTSQSEMKAMTARTFPDYFGKISGFIRKHDAFNVSLIFDNQGSESFQGHGYHHPHSYREAPKGVDQFPAVVSLPGGERPVTHWPNVIMIMSDRSTDLNTLDKVVHFYDDKVQSTYFLTRPEPHFTVVVIFDGKKSERDSNIVAFLQELTGSLRNSKPFTTLKPGSKG from the exons ATGTCTGAAGAAGACCTTCGGCCGGTTCCGAAAGAGCGAGCCGTTCTGGAAAGTTTCTTCACCCAGCTCGGGACTTTCTGGTTTGACAGGGCGAAGGATTACGTGGAGAAAGAGAAGGACGCCAGTAAGAGCGCAGGGGCCATATGGGCGTCATTACTGGCCGCTCTCGCTCACCTGGCAGCTGCGGAGAAAGCTTACCACAACATGACTTTTCTGGGACAGAAACTAG GTGGCCAGTCATTCTTCAGCCGGAAGGACTCCTTCAGGTCTATTTATACATCTTTGCACAATGAACTGAAGAAGGTGGTCTCCACGGGTCGCCACACACCCGGGGCCTCCACTCTTAACCTGGAGGATTTGCTGTCCCATTTATCCGAGCAGCTGTGTCATTTCACACAGGCCAGGATGGAGATCGCAGACTTCTATGAGAAGTTGCATTCGTTGGGCAGCCAGAAGACTGTCGACTCTGAGGAGCTTGTGAGCACCCTGGAGACCATTTTGCAGAAGTACAGTTCCAG ATTCCACCATCCCATCCTGAGCCGTCTAGAAAGCAGCTTTCAAGTAGAAGTGGATGTTCTGACGCAGCTGTTGCGATGCCAGGCACAAATCTCAGAGTGGCATTTCCTGCCGTCTCTTTTGAACCTCCACGGCGCCCATTCCAAACTGCAGACCTGGGGTCAGGTGTTCGAACGCCAACGCGAGACCAGGAAACACCTGTTCGGCGGTCAATCCCAGAAGGCCGTGCAGCCCCCACATCTCTACTTGTGGCTGCAGCGTCTGCAGGCGGCACTCCTGGCCAAGTTCAGCTTTTACTTCCACGAGGCGCTCGGCCGGCAGACGTCGCAGTCCGAAATGAAAGCCATGACGGCGCGCACCTTCCCCGATTACTTCGGCAAGATCTCCGGCTTTATCCGCAAACACGACGCTTTCAACGTCTCCTTGATCTTTGATAATCAAGGATCAGAAAGCTTCCAGGGACACGGCTACCACCATCCACATTCATACCGCGAAGCCCCCAAAGGCGTGGACCAGTTCCCAGCCGTGGTGTCACTTCCTGGAGGAGAGAGGCCGGTTACGCACTGGCCTAATGTTATCATGATCATGAGCGACCGCTCGACGGACCTCAACACTCTGGATAAGGTGGTCCATTTCTATGACGATAAAGTCCAAAGTACCTACTTTCTTACCCGGCCTGAACCCCACTTCACTGTAGTGGTGATCTTCGATGGAAAGAAATCAGAGAGAGACTCTAACATTGTGGCATTCCTGCAGGAACTAACCGGATCGCTAAGAAACTCCAAACCTTTCACAACACTTAAACCAGGCTCCAAGGGCTGA